One Coffea arabica cultivar ET-39 chromosome 5e, Coffea Arabica ET-39 HiFi, whole genome shotgun sequence DNA segment encodes these proteins:
- the LOC113688280 gene encoding uncharacterized protein — MAGVLETLTVPRSASLPSASLAPIAGSPFSTIRVRFSEFRGLKIQSTRPSSSASLSSNARLARRGSRIVCEAQDTALVVPPVKDDTWQSLVLDCDSPVLVEFWAPWCGPCRIIHPVIDELAKEYAGKLKCYKVNTDDSPGIATKYGIRSIPTVMIFKNGEKKDTVIGAVPKQVLTTSIEKFL; from the exons ATGGCTGGCGTTCTCGAAACCCTAACCGTACCACGCTCCGCGTCTCTGCCCTCAGCTTCCTTGGCTCCCATCGCCGGCTCTCCATTCTCTACCATCCGCGTCAGATTTTCCGAGTTTAGAGGACTTAAGATCCAGTCGACTAGGCCGTCGTCCTCCGCCTCGCTCAGTTCAAATGCCAGACTCGCCCGCCGTGGAAGTCGAATTGTTTGCGAGGCTCAGGATACCGCTCTAGTAG TCCCACCTGTCAAGGATGATACGTGGCAGTCGCTGGTACTAGATTGTGATTCACCTGTTCTGGTTGAGTTTTGGGCTCCATGGTGTGGGCCATGCCGCATTATTCACCCCGTAATTGACGAGCTGGCTAAGGAGTATGCTGGTAAACTTAAATGCTACAAGGTTAATACAGATGATTCCCCTGGAATTGCAACTAAATATGGGATCCGAAGCATCCCAACTGTAATGATTTTCAagaatggagaaaagaaagacaCTGTCATTGGTGCAGTTCCAAAACAAGTATTGACTACTAGCATAGAAAAATTCTTGTAA